A single genomic interval of Saccharothrix saharensis harbors:
- a CDS encoding HIT family protein, protein MTGSYEERGGYEEQDGVGVDDALQRLWTPHRLSYVRGEGKAVGDEPEGCPFCRVIGLDDAEGLILARGELVFAVLNLYPYNPGHLMVLPYRHVPDYTDLSGAETAEFAAFTQKAMRVIRSAAGPHGFNIGMNQGVVAGAGIAAHLHQHVVPRWGGDANFMPVIGHTKVLPQLLGETRQLLADAWSTTN, encoded by the coding sequence GTGACCGGGTCGTACGAGGAGCGGGGCGGGTACGAGGAGCAGGACGGGGTCGGGGTCGACGACGCGTTGCAGCGCCTGTGGACCCCGCACCGCCTCTCGTACGTGCGCGGGGAGGGCAAGGCCGTCGGCGACGAGCCGGAGGGGTGCCCGTTCTGCCGGGTGATCGGGCTGGACGACGCCGAGGGGCTGATCCTGGCGCGGGGCGAGCTGGTGTTCGCGGTGCTGAACCTGTACCCGTACAACCCAGGGCACCTGATGGTGTTGCCGTACCGGCACGTGCCCGACTACACGGACCTGAGCGGGGCGGAGACGGCGGAGTTCGCCGCGTTCACCCAGAAGGCGATGCGGGTGATCCGGTCCGCCGCCGGGCCGCACGGGTTCAACATCGGCATGAACCAGGGCGTGGTGGCGGGCGCGGGCATCGCGGCCCACCTGCACCAGCACGTCGTGCCGCGTTGGGGCGGTGACGCCAACTTCATGCCGGTGATCGGCCACACCAAGGTCCTGCCACAACTGCTGGGCGAAACCAGGCAACTGCTGGCCGACGCCTGGTCCACCACCAATTGA
- a CDS encoding amino acid adenylation domain-containing protein, which produces MTEPTAVQDLPPSDRPLFLRFGRGPSATPPFHRIHHAFEAHAARSPHARAVEHEGDCLTYGELDHRANVAAAELLDAGVRPGDHVGVFLSRSIHMVVGILAVLKVGAAYVPQDVRITPAPHLAHVIRTAGITVVLTTTEHAPELSAPNVLALDALPDRRVGPPTAAPGDTAVVIFTSGTTGVPNGVRVTHANLCNVLLTAPGDLGVRPGDRVAHLLNIAFDMAVWELFGALAHGATAVLRGRDIAATARTATVLIATPGVLSTVDPAACPDVRVVAVAGERCPQPLADAWSARAAFHNACGPTEVTIVNTVQRYDPATGRLTIGRPIPNTTVYVLDQDLRPCPIGEVGEMWAGGACVTAGYLGNDVLTAQRYRPDPFLGGDHLMFRTRDLGRWTPDGELEHHGRTDDQVKVRGFRVELDAVTSALETTDGCARATTVLHDGRLVGFVSPATVDVRAATDAVARALPYYCVPSQVVAVDDLPLTERGKVDRAALTSLVTVA; this is translated from the coding sequence ATGACCGAGCCCACCGCGGTGCAAGACCTGCCCCCGAGTGACCGCCCGCTGTTCCTGCGGTTCGGCCGGGGTCCGAGCGCCACCCCGCCGTTCCACCGCATCCACCACGCCTTCGAAGCCCACGCGGCACGGTCGCCGCACGCGCGGGCGGTCGAGCACGAGGGCGACTGCCTGACCTACGGCGAACTCGACCACCGCGCGAACGTCGCCGCCGCCGAACTCCTCGACGCGGGCGTGCGCCCGGGCGATCACGTCGGCGTCTTCTTATCCCGCTCGATCCACATGGTCGTCGGCATCCTGGCCGTGCTGAAGGTCGGCGCGGCCTACGTGCCGCAGGACGTCCGGATCACCCCGGCACCCCACCTCGCCCACGTGATCCGCACCGCCGGCATCACCGTCGTCCTCACCACCACCGAGCACGCCCCCGAGCTGTCCGCACCGAACGTCCTCGCCCTCGACGCGCTCCCGGACCGCCGCGTCGGCCCACCCACCGCGGCACCGGGCGACACGGCCGTCGTCATCTTCACCTCCGGCACGACCGGCGTGCCCAACGGCGTCCGCGTCACCCACGCCAACCTGTGCAACGTCCTGCTCACCGCGCCCGGCGACCTGGGCGTCCGACCGGGCGACCGGGTCGCGCACCTGCTCAACATCGCCTTCGACATGGCGGTGTGGGAACTGTTCGGCGCACTCGCCCACGGCGCCACGGCGGTCCTCCGCGGCCGCGACATCGCGGCGACCGCGAGGACCGCCACCGTCCTCATCGCCACGCCCGGTGTGCTGTCCACAGTGGACCCGGCCGCGTGCCCCGACGTCCGCGTGGTCGCCGTCGCCGGCGAGCGCTGCCCCCAACCCCTGGCCGACGCCTGGTCCGCGCGCGCCGCGTTCCACAACGCCTGCGGCCCCACGGAGGTCACCATCGTCAACACCGTCCAGCGCTACGACCCGGCGACGGGCCGGCTGACCATCGGCCGCCCGATCCCGAACACGACGGTCTACGTGCTCGACCAGGACCTGCGGCCGTGCCCGATCGGCGAGGTCGGCGAGATGTGGGCGGGCGGCGCCTGCGTCACGGCGGGCTACCTCGGCAACGACGTGCTGACCGCCCAGCGCTACCGCCCCGACCCGTTCCTGGGCGGCGACCACCTGATGTTCCGCACCCGCGACCTGGGCCGCTGGACGCCCGACGGCGAGCTGGAGCACCACGGCCGCACCGACGACCAGGTGAAGGTGCGCGGTTTCCGCGTCGAGCTGGACGCGGTCACCTCCGCGCTGGAGACGACCGACGGCTGCGCCCGCGCGACGACCGTCCTGCACGACGGCCGGCTCGTCGGCTTCGTCAGCCCCGCCACCGTGGACGTCCGTGCGGCCACGGACGCCGTGGCACGCGCCCTGCCCTACTACTGCGTGCCGTCACAGGTCGTCGCGGTGGACGACCTCCCGCTGACCGAACGCGGCAAGGTGGACCGGGCCGCGCTGACGTCACTGGTGACCGTCGCATGA
- a CDS encoding enoyl-CoA hydratase/isomerase family protein has protein sequence MDYSTLLIDERDGVTTVTVSRPAARNALSGRVLAELDHYLSGVLAGPAPRGIVLTGAPGPAFVAGADIREMAVMTPDEGERFGALGQRVTLLLEEVPCPVVACVDGYALGGGCEVVLACDFAYATRRSVFGQPEVVLGLIPGFGGCVRLQRLVGPAVARELIYTGRHVDAPEALRLGLVTAVFDDRDEMLAAARAVLGRIAGNSATAVSLAKAAVNAARGTAVAAGLAFELDAFRAAFGTEDMREGTAAFLAKRRPAFRAGEPLLQD, from the coding sequence GTGGACTACTCGACCTTGCTCATCGACGAACGGGACGGCGTCACGACGGTCACCGTGTCCCGGCCGGCCGCGCGCAACGCGTTGTCCGGCCGCGTGCTGGCCGAGCTCGACCACTACCTGTCCGGTGTCCTCGCCGGTCCGGCGCCGCGCGGGATCGTCCTCACCGGAGCGCCCGGCCCGGCGTTCGTGGCGGGCGCGGACATCCGCGAGATGGCCGTGATGACGCCGGACGAGGGCGAGCGGTTCGGCGCGCTGGGCCAACGCGTCACCCTGCTGCTGGAGGAGGTGCCGTGCCCGGTCGTGGCGTGCGTGGACGGCTACGCGCTCGGCGGTGGCTGCGAGGTGGTGCTGGCGTGCGACTTCGCCTACGCGACCCGCCGTTCGGTGTTCGGCCAGCCGGAGGTGGTGCTGGGCCTGATCCCGGGCTTCGGCGGGTGCGTGCGGCTCCAGCGCCTGGTCGGTCCCGCGGTCGCGCGGGAGCTGATCTACACCGGCAGGCACGTCGACGCGCCCGAGGCGTTGCGGCTCGGTCTCGTCACGGCCGTGTTCGACGACCGCGATGAGATGCTGGCCGCCGCACGCGCGGTGCTCGGCCGGATCGCGGGCAACTCGGCCACGGCGGTGTCGCTGGCCAAGGCCGCGGTGAACGCCGCCCGGGGCACGGCCGTCGCCGCCGGGCTGGCGTTCGAGCTCGACGCGTTCCGCGCGGCGTTCGGCACCGAGGACATGCGCGAGGGCACGGCGGCGTTCCTCGCCAAGCGACGGCCCGCGTTCCGCGCGGGGGAACCGCTGCTCCAGGACTAG
- a CDS encoding sigma-70 family RNA polymerase sigma factor, with product MALLRSLHDEHAPALWRYVRRLTGDDELSRDVVQEALLRAWRNPKVLEQGAAAARAWLYTVARNVVIDERRSARARWEVGSERLPERARSDHSDAALDAWLVADVLTQLTPEHRAVIVRAYYMGQSVAELAVALDLPEGTVKSRLHYGLRALRLALEEKGVTGR from the coding sequence ATGGCCCTGCTGCGCTCCCTCCACGACGAGCACGCGCCCGCGCTGTGGCGGTACGTACGCCGGCTGACCGGGGACGACGAGCTGTCCCGCGACGTGGTGCAGGAAGCGCTGCTGCGGGCGTGGCGCAACCCCAAGGTGCTGGAACAGGGCGCGGCGGCGGCGCGGGCGTGGCTCTACACGGTGGCCCGCAACGTGGTGATCGACGAGCGGCGCAGCGCCCGCGCCCGCTGGGAGGTCGGGTCGGAGCGGCTGCCCGAGCGGGCGCGGTCCGACCACAGCGACGCGGCGTTGGACGCCTGGTTGGTGGCCGACGTGCTCACCCAGTTGACGCCGGAGCACCGCGCGGTGATCGTGCGTGCGTACTACATGGGCCAGTCGGTAGCCGAGCTGGCCGTCGCACTGGACCTGCCGGAGGGAACCGTGAAGTCCCGGCTGCACTACGGTCTGCGGGCGCTGCGGCTGGCGCTGGAGGAGAAAGGGGTCACCGGACGTTGA
- a CDS encoding anti-sigma factor family protein, with protein sequence MSTPVDPYRDWGAAYVLGSLSPGERREFEQHLAGCPECSGDVASFAGVPGILSVVPRDRALDLLEPDEEADEPPPALLTGLVAAERSRRWRTRVLVAAALVVAAFLGAAVALAVRPAAPDATTATSAAPPAPDVTLDQTMPSPVTASVRLVDEAWGTRIEVLCSYAVPDGPPPPVFAYSLHVVAADGTRTQVATWTAGPGSTTRPTATTGLPRADITGIEIRLVQKDLVLLRVTL encoded by the coding sequence TTGAGCACGCCAGTCGATCCGTACCGGGACTGGGGTGCCGCGTACGTCCTCGGTTCGCTGTCGCCCGGCGAACGGCGGGAGTTCGAGCAGCACCTGGCCGGGTGCCCGGAGTGCTCGGGGGACGTGGCGTCCTTCGCGGGCGTGCCCGGCATCCTCTCGGTGGTGCCCCGGGACCGCGCGCTCGACCTGCTGGAGCCCGACGAGGAGGCCGACGAACCGCCGCCCGCGCTGCTCACCGGGCTGGTCGCGGCGGAGCGGTCGCGCCGGTGGCGGACACGGGTCCTGGTGGCCGCGGCGCTGGTCGTGGCGGCGTTCCTGGGGGCGGCGGTCGCGCTGGCCGTGCGACCGGCCGCCCCCGACGCCACGACCGCCACGTCCGCCGCGCCGCCCGCGCCGGACGTGACGCTGGACCAGACGATGCCCAGCCCGGTGACGGCCAGCGTGCGGCTGGTGGACGAGGCGTGGGGCACCCGGATCGAGGTGCTGTGCTCGTACGCCGTGCCGGACGGCCCCCCGCCGCCCGTCTTCGCCTACTCCCTGCACGTGGTCGCGGCCGACGGCACCCGGACCCAGGTCGCGACCTGGACCGCCGGTCCCGGTTCCACCACCCGGCCCACCGCCACGACCGGGCTGCCCCGGGCCGACATCACCGGTATCGAGATCAGATTGGTGCAGAAAGACCTGGTCCTGCTCCGGGTCACCCTCTGA
- a CDS encoding helix-turn-helix domain-containing protein translates to MTAPERSRLARERLSRELRRLRTEAKMTGTATARATGMSQSKLSKIENGMLLPSVTDVERLVAELSATRETRVELVELARQLHAEAETRRVVLHRGAHRHQQTVARIEARATTSRFFQNAGVPALLQSENYLRVVLNTTPPHEQDTAIATLRARRARMDDLGKRFVFLLAESALRWRMGSADLMCEQIDHLVQIIRRPNVQLGVVPWTADANLVALHGFQVYDERVVTLSVLTGNATITDPHDVREYLGLFGRLERLAVRGDALEDLLEQISRDHRKLG, encoded by the coding sequence ATGACCGCACCTGAGCGTTCGCGGCTGGCCCGAGAACGGCTCTCGCGCGAGTTACGAAGGCTGCGCACCGAGGCCAAGATGACCGGCACGGCCACGGCGCGCGCTACCGGGATGAGCCAGTCCAAGCTGTCGAAGATAGAGAACGGCATGCTCCTCCCGTCCGTGACCGACGTGGAGCGCCTGGTCGCCGAGCTGTCCGCGACCAGGGAGACCAGGGTCGAGCTGGTGGAGTTGGCCCGTCAGTTGCACGCCGAGGCGGAGACCCGCCGCGTGGTGCTGCACCGGGGCGCGCATCGGCACCAGCAGACCGTGGCCCGCATCGAGGCCCGTGCCACCACCAGCCGCTTCTTCCAGAACGCGGGTGTGCCCGCGCTGTTGCAGAGCGAGAACTACCTGCGGGTGGTGCTGAACACGACGCCGCCGCACGAGCAGGACACCGCCATCGCCACCCTGCGCGCCCGTCGTGCCCGCATGGACGACCTGGGCAAGCGGTTCGTCTTCCTCCTCGCGGAGAGCGCGCTGCGCTGGCGGATGGGCTCGGCGGACCTGATGTGCGAGCAGATCGACCACCTCGTGCAGATCATCCGAAGACCAAACGTGCAGCTGGGCGTGGTGCCGTGGACCGCGGACGCGAACCTGGTCGCCCTGCACGGGTTCCAGGTCTACGACGAACGGGTGGTGACGTTGAGCGTGCTGACCGGCAATGCGACCATCACCGACCCCCACGACGTGCGCGAGTACCTGGGACTGTTCGGCCGGCTCGAACGGTTGGCGGTGCGCGGCGACGCGCTGGAGGACCTGCTGGAGCAGATCTCCAGGGACCACCGCAAGCTCGGCTGA
- the pgsA gene encoding phosphatidylinositol phosphate synthase, with protein sequence MLNIFARASVSRVTDPIGAWLLRRGLTPNTVTVLGTVGSVAASLWFIPRGQLFTGAALVTAFVLFDLIDGAMARAQGGGTKFGAVLDASCDRIADGALFAAIAWWAFGADEHGLAAATLVSLVGAQVTSYVKARAEASGLSADGGLAERAERFIVALVGVGLHGLGVPYILPVALYLLAALVTITVLQRILAVSRAAKELGK encoded by the coding sequence ATGCTGAACATCTTCGCCCGCGCATCGGTTTCGCGCGTCACCGATCCGATCGGGGCCTGGCTGCTGCGTCGCGGCCTCACCCCGAACACCGTCACGGTGCTGGGCACCGTCGGCTCCGTCGCCGCCTCGCTGTGGTTCATCCCGCGCGGGCAGCTCTTCACCGGCGCGGCGCTGGTCACCGCGTTCGTGCTGTTCGACCTGATCGACGGCGCGATGGCGCGCGCGCAGGGCGGTGGCACGAAGTTCGGCGCCGTGCTGGACGCGAGCTGCGACCGGATCGCCGACGGCGCGCTGTTCGCCGCCATCGCCTGGTGGGCGTTCGGCGCGGACGAGCACGGCCTGGCCGCGGCGACCCTGGTGTCGCTGGTCGGCGCGCAGGTCACCTCGTACGTGAAGGCGCGCGCCGAGGCGTCCGGGCTCTCCGCCGACGGCGGGCTGGCCGAACGCGCGGAGCGGTTCATCGTGGCGCTGGTCGGTGTGGGCCTGCACGGTCTGGGCGTGCCCTACATCCTGCCGGTGGCGCTGTACCTGCTGGCCGCGCTGGTGACGATCACCGTGCTCCAGCGCATCCTGGCCGTGAGCCGCGCCGCGAAGGAGCTCGGGAAGTGA
- a CDS encoding phosphatidylinositol mannoside acyltransferase, whose protein sequence is MKARDLKGGLADLGYAAGWRLVRLLPEKVARALFDAAADRAATRGGGGVRQLRSNLRRVVPQAGEAELDELVRLAVRSYARYWREAFRMPSLDQEELYAELDRTMTGVENLDAALNEGRGAVIALPHCGNWDMAGVWLVGHCGTFTTVAERLKPESLYRRFIAFRESLGFEVVPLTGGDRNPALVLAERLRANQVVCLLADRDLTAGGVPVTFFGERTLMPAGPAHLAATTGAALIPAGLWFTEDGWVIRLHPPIRVPGTAGVAAATQQIADVFAADIAAHPTDWHMMQQLWLADLPESRQKALRRVLARRGESA, encoded by the coding sequence GTGAAGGCTCGGGACCTCAAGGGCGGCCTGGCGGACCTCGGCTACGCGGCCGGGTGGCGCCTGGTGCGGCTGCTGCCGGAGAAGGTGGCGCGGGCGTTGTTCGACGCGGCCGCCGACCGGGCCGCGACACGCGGCGGCGGCGGGGTGCGGCAGCTGCGGTCGAACCTGCGGCGGGTCGTGCCGCAGGCGGGCGAGGCCGAGCTGGACGAGCTGGTCCGGCTGGCCGTGCGCTCGTACGCGCGGTACTGGCGCGAGGCGTTCCGGATGCCGTCGCTGGACCAGGAGGAGCTCTACGCCGAGCTGGACCGCACGATGACCGGCGTCGAGAACCTGGACGCGGCGCTGAACGAGGGCCGGGGCGCGGTCATCGCGCTGCCGCACTGCGGCAACTGGGACATGGCGGGCGTCTGGCTGGTCGGGCACTGCGGCACGTTCACCACCGTCGCCGAGCGGCTCAAGCCCGAGTCGCTGTACCGGCGGTTCATCGCGTTCCGGGAGAGCCTGGGCTTCGAGGTGGTACCGCTGACCGGCGGCGACCGCAACCCGGCGCTCGTGCTGGCCGAGCGGCTGCGCGCGAACCAGGTCGTCTGCCTGCTCGCCGACCGCGACCTCACCGCCGGCGGCGTGCCCGTGACGTTCTTCGGCGAGCGCACCCTGATGCCCGCCGGTCCCGCGCACCTGGCGGCGACCACCGGGGCGGCGCTGATCCCGGCCGGCCTGTGGTTCACCGAGGACGGCTGGGTGATCCGGCTGCACCCGCCGATCCGCGTCCCCGGCACGGCGGGCGTGGCCGCGGCGACCCAGCAGATCGCCGACGTGTTCGCCGCCGACATCGCCGCGCACCCCACCGACTGGCACATGATGCAGCAGCTGTGGCTGGCCGACCTGCCCGAGAGCAGGCAGAAGGCGCTGCGCCGGGTGCTGGCCCGCCGGGGGGAGTCCGCGTGA
- a CDS encoding glycosyltransferase family 4 protein: MRVGIVCPYSFEVPGGVQAHVVDLARALRGLGHEVDVLAPADEDTPVPEFVTAAGRAVGIPYNGSVARLSFGPVSFARVRRWIAEHDFDVLHLHEPTAPSLSMLALMVADGPIVATFHTSTPRSKMLSAFQAVLQPFLEKVTARIAVSALARRVQVEHLGGDAVEIPNGVDVGFFADAAPLDGYPRPGGTVGFVGRFTEPRKGMPVLLDAFRELDLPDARLLVVGRGDADELRKQAGPELASRMVFLGMVDDETKARALRSVDVYCAPNTGGESFGIILTEAMSAGAAVLASDLDAFRRVLDDGKAGVLTPVGDPSALAGALRELLTDPARRADYVDAARQRVMMFDWSVVANQVLRVYETAMAADPRRVGEA; this comes from the coding sequence GTGAGGGTCGGCATCGTCTGCCCGTACTCCTTCGAGGTACCGGGGGGCGTGCAGGCGCACGTGGTCGACCTGGCCCGTGCCCTGCGCGGCCTGGGGCACGAGGTGGACGTGCTGGCGCCCGCCGACGAGGACACGCCGGTGCCGGAGTTCGTCACGGCGGCCGGCCGCGCGGTCGGCATCCCCTACAACGGGTCGGTGGCCCGGCTGTCGTTCGGCCCGGTGTCGTTCGCCCGGGTCCGACGCTGGATCGCCGAGCACGACTTCGACGTGCTGCACCTGCACGAGCCGACCGCGCCCTCGCTGTCCATGCTGGCGCTGATGGTGGCCGACGGGCCGATCGTGGCGACCTTCCACACCTCCACGCCGCGGTCGAAGATGCTGTCGGCGTTCCAGGCGGTGCTGCAGCCGTTCCTGGAGAAGGTCACCGCCCGCATCGCGGTGTCCGCGCTGGCCCGCCGGGTGCAGGTGGAGCACCTGGGCGGCGACGCGGTGGAGATCCCCAACGGGGTGGACGTCGGGTTCTTCGCCGACGCCGCGCCCCTGGACGGCTACCCGCGCCCCGGCGGCACGGTCGGGTTCGTCGGCCGGTTCACCGAGCCGCGCAAGGGCATGCCGGTGCTGCTCGACGCGTTCCGCGAGCTCGACCTGCCGGACGCGCGGCTGCTGGTCGTCGGGCGCGGTGACGCCGACGAGCTGCGCAAGCAGGCGGGGCCGGAGCTGGCGTCGCGGATGGTGTTCCTCGGCATGGTGGACGACGAGACGAAAGCGCGCGCGCTGCGCAGTGTGGACGTCTACTGCGCGCCCAACACCGGTGGGGAGAGCTTCGGGATCATCCTGACCGAGGCGATGTCGGCGGGCGCGGCCGTGCTGGCCAGCGACCTCGACGCGTTCCGGCGCGTGCTGGACGACGGCAAGGCGGGCGTGCTGACCCCGGTCGGCGACCCGTCCGCGCTGGCCGGGGCGCTGCGCGAGCTGCTGACCGACCCCGCGCGGCGGGCCGACTACGTGGACGCGGCGCGGCAGCGGGTGATGATGTTCGACTGGTCGGTGGTCGCGAACCAGGTGCTGCGGGTGTATGAGACCGCCATGGCGGCAGACCCCCGTCGGGTGGGTGAGGCGTGA
- a CDS encoding NUDIX hydrolase — protein MTSSGVATTFLVLLAVAVLVGPWTLGTANRLDRLHVRTDAAWAALDAALARRAVVTRAVAAVCGKPDLRAAADRAERAARPDREAAENRLSALLEGLDRSVLEPELAAELSDAEQRVVLARRVHNDAVRDTLALRRRRSVRWLRLAGTAPTPSYFEIAEPGGDVEASALTQRVSARVVLLDAQDRVLLFEGFDPTRPDELFWFTVGGGVEPGEDVRAAAVRELHEETGLEVSGDELVGPVWKRHAVFAFDGLNYAAVEWFFIGKVEAVEVDTSRFNEIEQRTIRRHRWWTVQELASTDATVYPVQLADLLPGASAGWDGTTRSVR, from the coding sequence GTGACCAGTTCCGGCGTCGCGACGACGTTCCTGGTGCTGTTGGCGGTGGCCGTGCTGGTCGGGCCGTGGACGCTCGGCACGGCCAACCGGCTGGACCGGCTGCACGTGCGCACGGACGCGGCCTGGGCGGCGCTCGACGCGGCCCTGGCGCGGCGCGCCGTGGTGACGCGGGCGGTGGCCGCGGTGTGCGGCAAGCCCGACCTGCGGGCGGCGGCGGACCGGGCCGAGCGGGCGGCGAGGCCGGACCGGGAGGCGGCGGAGAACCGGCTCTCGGCGTTGCTGGAGGGGCTGGACCGGTCCGTGCTGGAGCCGGAGCTGGCGGCCGAGCTGTCCGACGCCGAGCAGCGGGTCGTGCTGGCCCGGCGGGTGCACAACGACGCCGTGCGCGACACGTTGGCGTTGCGCCGGCGGCGGTCCGTGCGGTGGCTGCGGCTCGCGGGGACCGCGCCCACGCCGTCCTACTTCGAGATCGCCGAACCCGGCGGCGACGTCGAGGCGTCCGCGTTGACCCAGCGCGTGTCGGCGCGGGTCGTGCTGCTGGACGCGCAGGACCGGGTGCTGTTGTTCGAGGGCTTCGACCCGACCCGACCGGACGAGCTGTTCTGGTTCACGGTCGGCGGTGGGGTCGAGCCGGGGGAGGACGTCCGGGCCGCTGCGGTGCGGGAGCTGCACGAGGAGACCGGTCTGGAGGTCTCCGGCGACGAGCTGGTGGGTCCGGTGTGGAAGAGGCACGCCGTGTTCGCCTTCGACGGGCTGAACTACGCGGCGGTCGAGTGGTTCTTCATCGGGAAGGTGGAGGCGGTCGAAGTGGACACCTCGCGGTTCAACGAGATCGAGCAGCGCACGATCCGCAGGCACAGGTGGTGGACGGTGCAGGAGCTCGCGTCGACCGACGCGACCGTGTACCCGGTCCAGCTCGCCGACCTGCTGCCCGGCGCGTCGGCCGGGTGGGACGGCACGACCCGTTCGGTCCGATGA
- a CDS encoding PH domain-containing protein, protein MIDFEKQSVFKLAPCRPEDIASQVSPILIQGEQIVSSFKTVRDFVVFTNKRVIAVNVQGMTGRKKDFTSLPYSRVQAFSIETAGTFDMDAELDLWFSGLGQVRLEFKGHADVRLLGQMIATFIL, encoded by the coding sequence GTGATCGACTTCGAGAAGCAGTCCGTCTTCAAGCTGGCGCCGTGCCGGCCCGAGGACATCGCGTCGCAGGTGTCGCCGATCCTGATCCAGGGCGAGCAGATCGTGTCGAGCTTCAAGACGGTGCGGGACTTCGTGGTGTTCACCAACAAGCGGGTGATCGCGGTGAACGTCCAGGGCATGACCGGCCGCAAGAAGGACTTCACGTCGCTGCCCTACAGCCGGGTGCAGGCGTTCTCCATCGAGACGGCGGGCACGTTCGACATGGACGCCGAGCTGGACCTGTGGTTCAGCGGGCTGGGCCAGGTGCGGCTGGAGTTCAAGGGGCACGCCGACGTGCGGCTGCTCGGGCAGATGATCGCCACGTTCATCCTCTAG
- a CDS encoding DUF4240 domain-containing protein, with protein MILPTETEEARFWAMLEDAWASLGPEPNEVRRALAKRDVSEDAFEEAAELEGHLESVLRALAQACEGLSAEELTALDRVAERKLYEIDRADLQEVTDGSDDGFLYARGFILALGREFYEAVARDPRVAVVDAECEEFCYFFAHLHDARFGGYPETGSGISRESVSNPAGWPR; from the coding sequence ATGATCCTCCCCACCGAGACCGAAGAGGCCCGATTCTGGGCGATGCTGGAAGACGCGTGGGCTTCGCTCGGCCCGGAACCGAACGAGGTGCGCCGGGCGCTGGCCAAGCGTGACGTGTCCGAGGACGCCTTCGAGGAGGCCGCCGAGCTGGAAGGACACCTCGAAAGCGTGCTGCGGGCGTTGGCTCAGGCGTGCGAAGGGTTGTCCGCCGAGGAGCTGACCGCGCTGGACCGGGTGGCCGAGCGCAAGCTGTACGAGATCGACCGGGCCGACCTCCAAGAGGTCACCGACGGCTCGGACGACGGTTTCCTGTACGCGCGCGGCTTCATCCTCGCGCTGGGCCGGGAGTTCTACGAGGCCGTGGCACGCGATCCTCGCGTGGCGGTGGTGGACGCCGAGTGCGAGGAGTTCTGCTACTTCTTCGCCCACCTGCACGACGCACGATTCGGGGGTTACCCGGAGACGGGGTCGGGGATCTCCCGGGAATCGGTGTCGAACCCGGCGGGGTGGCCGCGGTAG
- a CDS encoding DUF5753 domain-containing protein: MESRASNALSRELGDALRRARRRSTVRFTDLAEELGWSEARISKVERGLRGTSPLDIARYVGHLRSDQATYDHIMELAEERNTGHLVRPHKIAMPDSLRALLLHEQTAQVIWSYQLVTIPGLLQTVDYAAALIGSPDSEHGVAERMARQRIFDRPRPPEGRFFILEPALHNVVGGPQVMYEQMLQLLFRGGVRLVTLARQLPASLIAAFTFMTFTEHSPVSYVESGPVSLFSDEVETTIQFERACNDLDRVALSEEQSRSVFAEWADRFDRLREEQRGSGGPAVA; this comes from the coding sequence ATGGAGTCACGCGCGTCGAACGCGCTCAGCCGCGAGCTGGGCGATGCCCTCCGCCGAGCCCGCCGCCGGTCGACGGTGAGGTTCACGGACCTGGCCGAGGAGCTGGGTTGGTCGGAAGCCCGGATCTCGAAGGTGGAACGCGGGCTGCGCGGCACGAGCCCGCTGGACATCGCCCGCTACGTCGGCCACCTCCGGTCCGACCAGGCGACCTACGACCACATCATGGAGTTGGCCGAGGAGCGGAACACGGGCCACCTCGTCCGGCCGCACAAGATCGCGATGCCCGACAGCCTGCGTGCGCTCCTGCTGCACGAGCAGACGGCCCAGGTCATCTGGTCGTACCAGCTCGTCACCATCCCAGGGCTGCTCCAGACCGTGGACTACGCCGCCGCATTGATCGGTTCGCCCGACTCCGAGCACGGCGTCGCCGAGCGGATGGCCCGCCAACGGATCTTCGATCGGCCTCGGCCACCGGAAGGGCGCTTCTTCATCCTCGAACCGGCGCTGCACAACGTGGTGGGCGGTCCACAGGTGATGTACGAGCAGATGCTGCAACTGTTGTTCCGCGGCGGGGTGCGGCTCGTGACCCTCGCGCGTCAGCTACCCGCATCGCTGATCGCGGCTTTCACCTTCATGACCTTCACCGAGCACTCACCCGTGTCGTACGTGGAGAGCGGGCCGGTGTCGCTGTTCTCGGACGAGGTCGAGACCACCATCCAGTTCGAGCGCGCCTGCAATGACCTCGACCGGGTGGCGTTGAGTGAGGAACAATCGCGGTCGGTGTTCGCCGAGTGGGCGGATCGCTTTGACCGACTGCGGGAGGAACAGCGTGGCTCCGGAGGCCCGGCAGTGGCGTAA